One genomic segment of Salarias fasciatus chromosome 8, fSalaFa1.1, whole genome shotgun sequence includes these proteins:
- the luc7l gene encoding putative RNA-binding protein Luc7-like 1 isoform X1: MSAQAQMRALLDQLMGTARDGDETRQRVKFTDERVCKSHLLNCCPHDILSGTRMDLGECTKIHDLALRADYEIASKERDLFFELDAVDHLESFIADCDRRTELAKKRLAETQEEISAEVAAKAEKVHELNEEIGKLLAKAEQLGAEGNVDEAQKVLQEVEKVRTRKKDAEEEYRNSMPASSFQQQKLRVCEVCSAYLGLHDNDRRLADHFGGKLHLGFIQIREKLDQLKKTVVDKQEKRNQERLKRREEREKEERMRKRTRSRSREHRRSRSRDRRRRRSRSTSRDRRRSRSRSRERRRRHRSRSRSRSRGHRHSHEQSSRHKSSRDRERLSRDRSRERDRRDGMNGRSDSRRGDDRDMGDL, from the exons ATGTCTGCCCAGgctcaaatgagagctttgcTCGACCAGCTGATGGGAACAGCGAGGGATG GTGATGAGACACGGCAGAGGGTCAAGTTCACCGACGAGCGAGTCTGCAAAAGTCACCTCCTCAACTGCTGTCCACATGACATCCTGTCTGGAACG CGTATGGACCTGGGCGAGTGCACAAAGATCCATGACCTGGCGCTGAGGGCGGATTACGAAATTGCCTCCAAGGAGCGAGATCTTTTCTTTGAGCTTGAT GCGGTGGATCACCTGGAGTCTTTCATTGCTGACTGCGACCGGCGGACAGAACTCGCCAAGAAGCGCCTGGCTGAGACCCAGGAAGAGATCAGCGCTGAGGTGGCAGCGAAG GCGGAGAAGGTCCACGAGCTGAACGAGGAGATCGGAAAGCTGCTGGCGAAGGCCGAGCAGCTCGGAGCCGAAGGCAACGTAGACGAGGCCCAGAAGGTCCTGCAGGAAGTGGAGAAGGTTCGCACCAGGAAGAAGGATGCCGAG gaagAATACAGAAACTCCATGCCGGCCTCCagcttccagcagcagaagctgcggGTGTGCGAGGTATGCTCAGCTTACCTGGGTCTCCATGACAACGACCGCCGTCTGGCTGATCATTTCGGTGGCAAACTGCACCTGGGCTTCATCCAGATCCGAGAGAAACTGGACCAGCTGAAG AAAACTGTGGTGGACAagcaggagaagaggaaccAGGAGCGCTTAAAGAGACGAGAAGaacgagagaaggaggagaggatgaggaagag GACCAGATCACGGAGCAGAGAGCATAGAAG GTCCCGGTCTCGTGACCGCAGGAGGCGGCGCTCGCGCTCCACATCACGGGACAGGCGCCGCTCCCGCTCGCGctccagagagaggaggcggcggcacCGCAGCCGATCCCGCTCACGCAGCCGAGGACACCGCCACAGCCACGAGCAGAGCTCCAGACACAA gtcctccagggACCGAGAGCGCTTGTCCAGAGACCGCTCCCGGGAGCGGGACCGGAGGGACGGCATGAACGGCCGGTCAGACTCCCGGCGGGGAGACGACAGGGACATGGGGGACCTCTGA
- the luc7l gene encoding putative RNA-binding protein Luc7-like 1 isoform X2: MDLGECTKIHDLALRADYEIASKERDLFFELDAVDHLESFIADCDRRTELAKKRLAETQEEISAEVAAKAEKVHELNEEIGKLLAKAEQLGAEGNVDEAQKVLQEVEKVRTRKKDAEEEYRNSMPASSFQQQKLRVCEVCSAYLGLHDNDRRLADHFGGKLHLGFIQIREKLDQLKKTVVDKQEKRNQERLKRREEREKEERMRKRTRSRSREHRRSRSRDRRRRRSRSTSRDRRRSRSRSRERRRRHRSRSRSRSRGHRHSHEQSSRHKSSRDRERLSRDRSRERDRRDGMNGRSDSRRGDDRDMGDL, translated from the exons ATGGACCTGGGCGAGTGCACAAAGATCCATGACCTGGCGCTGAGGGCGGATTACGAAATTGCCTCCAAGGAGCGAGATCTTTTCTTTGAGCTTGAT GCGGTGGATCACCTGGAGTCTTTCATTGCTGACTGCGACCGGCGGACAGAACTCGCCAAGAAGCGCCTGGCTGAGACCCAGGAAGAGATCAGCGCTGAGGTGGCAGCGAAG GCGGAGAAGGTCCACGAGCTGAACGAGGAGATCGGAAAGCTGCTGGCGAAGGCCGAGCAGCTCGGAGCCGAAGGCAACGTAGACGAGGCCCAGAAGGTCCTGCAGGAAGTGGAGAAGGTTCGCACCAGGAAGAAGGATGCCGAG gaagAATACAGAAACTCCATGCCGGCCTCCagcttccagcagcagaagctgcggGTGTGCGAGGTATGCTCAGCTTACCTGGGTCTCCATGACAACGACCGCCGTCTGGCTGATCATTTCGGTGGCAAACTGCACCTGGGCTTCATCCAGATCCGAGAGAAACTGGACCAGCTGAAG AAAACTGTGGTGGACAagcaggagaagaggaaccAGGAGCGCTTAAAGAGACGAGAAGaacgagagaaggaggagaggatgaggaagag GACCAGATCACGGAGCAGAGAGCATAGAAG GTCCCGGTCTCGTGACCGCAGGAGGCGGCGCTCGCGCTCCACATCACGGGACAGGCGCCGCTCCCGCTCGCGctccagagagaggaggcggcggcacCGCAGCCGATCCCGCTCACGCAGCCGAGGACACCGCCACAGCCACGAGCAGAGCTCCAGACACAA gtcctccagggACCGAGAGCGCTTGTCCAGAGACCGCTCCCGGGAGCGGGACCGGAGGGACGGCATGAACGGCCGGTCAGACTCCCGGCGGGGAGACGACAGGGACATGGGGGACCTCTGA
- the fam234a gene encoding protein FAM234A — protein sequence MESRENATEGDPLKRGEDGAETGPAPPGTELKKKGCKEILGLSKLTHWRTAVFFLSLFLCLTIVFAFSFIIPCPVRPQYFVTWNRSFSEAASYDFLAIEHASDDKVMDVLFVLKGSEGTQNKSCAVAGLPSPCVFLSAVDGTDGETLWDSPLAADLHWAQCGLERDSGRSWDCLLSHSDQLTAVDKRKGAVIWQQPHPADLHSSGPVLSLPDLDGDKVGDVGLVASDRTQTRMVLLSGKTGAQIGSTVVLGFTETVHHLLHRTAEGSHYVLLQNDAGLYGLALWRIAAQAKAGLEAGLKKDKHLEKSASAATGLVPIFESDAMREVVRTEEADETSGLLVVTGREVALVEGKKLQLQWRFNSSSILSQPSCGHFNKDELLDIMVEEDIGNSSKRVAILDGKSGEVLWEVNLLASPNCPRPASIHTTNLVSIFMFWGLKASDSNASVPLADERRSYMLHPLYSKVLLEYDNVMDHIITFKATLMERGRHAAYILLTGPPSEGAEGTVVLSKRKLKQDVPVSRVLRIGAGGGSESNEDIKEAFNRLRFSD from the exons atggagagcagggagaacGCCACAGAGGGTGATCCCCTGAAGAGGGGAGAAGACGGGGCAGAGACGGGACCAGCCCCGCCAGGGAccgagctgaagaagaaggGCTGTAAGGAGATCCTGGGCCTCTCCAAACTGACCCACTGGCGGACTGCAGTCTTCTTCCTGTCCCTGTTCCTCTGCCTCACCATCGTGTTTGCCTTCTCCTTCATCATCCCCTGTCCCGTGAGGCCGCAGTATTTCGTGACCTGGAACAGGAGCTTTTCTGAAGCAG CGAGCTATGACTTCTTAGCTATCGAGCACGCCAGCGACGACAAGGTGATGGACGTCCTGTTTGTGCTCAAAGGCAGTGAAGGCACCCAGAACAAATCATGTGCCGTTGCAG gcctGCCCTCGCCGTGTGTGTTCCTGTCGGCAGTGGACGGGACGGACGGGGAGACGCTGTGGGACAGTCCGCTGGCTGCTGACCTCCACTGGGCCCAGTGTGGCCTGGAGAGAGACTCGGGGAGGAGCTGGGACTGCCTGCTGTCCCACTCCGATCAGCTCACTGCCGTAGACAAACGCAAAG GGGCTGTAATTTGGCAGCAGCCTCATCCGGCTGACCTGCACAGCTCTGGGCCCGTTCTCAGCCTGCCAGATCTGGACGGGGATAAGGTTGGAGACGTGGGCCTGGTGGCGTCTGACCGCACGCAG ACTCGGATGGTGCTGCTCTCGGGGAAAACAGGCGCTCAGATTGGCTCCACAGTCGTTCTCGGTTTTACAGAGACggtccatcacctcctccatcgCACCGCAGAGGGTTCTCACTATGTTCTGCTACAGAACG ACGCCGGCCTGTACGGTCTGGCTCTGTGGAGGATCGCCGCTCAGGCCAAAGCGGGCCTGGAGGCCGGCCTGAAGAAGGACAAACACCTGGAGAAAAGCGCCAGCGCCGCCACGGGCCTGGTGCCCATCTTTGA GTCAGACGCGATGCGTGAGGTGGTCCggacggaggaggcggacgaGACGTCCGGCCTGCTGGTGGTGACCGGCAGGGAGGTGGCGCTGGTGGAGGgcaagaagctgcagctgcagtggaggTTCAACAGCAGCTCCATCCTCAG TCAGCCCTCCTGTGGCCACTTCAACAAAGACGAGTTGCTGGACATCATGGTTGAGGAGGACATCGGCAACAGCAGCAAGAGG GTGGCCATCCTGGACGGGAAGTCTGGCGAGGTGCTGTGGGAGGTCAACCTTTTGGCCAGTCCCAACTGTCCGAGGCCAGCCTCCATACACACCACCAACCTGGTGTCCATCTTCATGTTTTGGGGCCTGAAGGCGTCGGACTCCAACGCCTCT GTCCCGCTGGCCGATGAGCGGCGCTCCTACATGCTGCATCCGCTCTACTCTAAAGTTCTGCTGGAGTACGACAACGTGATGGATCACATCATCACATTCAAAG CCACGCTGATGGAGCGCGGGCGCCACGCGGCCTACATCCTGCTCACCGGCCCCCCGTCGGAGGGCGCCGAAGGCACGGTGGTCCTCAGCAAGCGGAAGCTGAAGCAGGACGTCCCGGTCAGCAGGGTGCTCCGCATCGGCGCCGGCGGCGGATCGGAGAGCAACGAGGACATCAAAGAGGCCTTCAACCGACTCCGCTTCAGCGACTGA
- the cox6b1 gene encoding cytochrome c oxidase subunit 6B1 codes for MAEDIQSKLEQYRTAPFDARFPNQNQTRNCWSNYLDYHRCQKALDAKGVDTTPCDWYKRVYKSLCPLSWVQKWDDQREEGTFPGKI; via the exons ATGGCTGAAGACATCCAGAGCAAACTGGAGCAGTACCGCACAGCTCCGTTTGACGCCAGATTCccgaaccagaaccagaccaggaaCTGCTGGTCCAACTACCTGG ATTATCACCGCTGCCAAAAGGCCCTGGATGCTAAAGGCGTAGACACCACCCCGTGTGACTGGTACAAGAGGGTCTACAAGTCACTCTGCCCCCTGTCCTGG GTGCAGAAATGGGACGACCAACGAGAGGAGGGGACCTTCCCTGGAAAAATCTGA